In a single window of the Drosophila miranda strain MSH22 chromosome XL, D.miranda_PacBio2.1, whole genome shotgun sequence genome:
- the LOC108162969 gene encoding uncharacterized protein LOC108162969 isoform X2 yields MSVAAKTTTQRRARPLIQKRLSPSLPHPISRYMVFVLLFPQSTSYPLLNQATAIPAHIHVCSSSAAAVSVCVCACEVPAAATLPPKSKHTHTQAPHPHGEQLVQGISNREVHRPSSLSSSDTRERSREGSSEGSLRSISDTPQSIRTVATTTSPPKAFLLSAEHLDDASADDRGRVYKLRKKKYPSGGPHIT; encoded by the exons ATGTCTGTCGCCGCAAAAACAACAACGCAACGCCGGGCCCGGCCGCTGATTCAAAAACGGTTATCCCCGTCCCTCCCACACCCCATCAGTCGCTATATGGTATTTGTTCTGCTCTTCCCGCAATCAACATCCTACCCGCTTCTCAACCAAGCCACCGCCATCCCGGCTCACATTCACgtgtgcagcagcagcgccgccgctgtgtctgtgtgtgtgtgtgcgtgtgaaG ttcctgctgctgctactcTGCCACCAAagagcaaacacacacacacccaagCCCCACACCCACACGGAGAACAGCTGGTGCAGGGTATATCCAATCGAGAAG TACACCGCCCATCATCGCTATCATCATCTGACACCCGAGAGCGATCCAGAGAAGGCTCCAGTGAAGGCAGCCTTAGAAGCATTTCCGATACGCCACAGTCAATTAGAACAGTCGCCACCACGACGTCGCCGCCGAAAGCTTTTCTGTTGTCAGCCGAGCACTTGGACGACGCCAGCGCCGACGATCGCGGGCGTGTCTACAAGCTGAGGAAGAAGAAATACCCAAGCGGCGGGCCTCACATCACATAG